ATCAGCATTACTATCATCTTGTTCCTCATCCACATGGCAGAGAATCTATTCTGCAAGCAACAGTCACCCTGGGGGTTAAATCCATGTGAGGACAGAGACTTGTCTTGATAATAGTGTACCTGTGCAGGTGCAGCCAGTGGCTGGCTATGTCCACACACATGCTGATCTGGAACAGGAAAGTGTAGGAGGGGTAGAGCAGGGACAGATTCACCAGCAGACACATGGTGGCACAGCGGTCAGTCAGCATGTCCATCATGGCTCCAAACTTAGTGGCTGAAAGAAAGCATCAGTAAATATAGAAAGTCAGGAGAATATGAAAAACCTCATCTGTTTATTCCTAGCTGGGGTTGAGACTTTAGTGGTGAATGTTAAACTGAAGATGCTGaaacttttttatatttttctctgGTAAATAAAGACTTGTCTCTCAGCCTAACACAGATATACAAAGACGTAGGTTTGGTTTAAGAAGTGGAGCGGACACAATTATTAAAACATTAAGGAGAATATTGACTGtgtataaaaatgtacattaaatgatttttttaattaaaaaaaaatggcaaaccTGTTCTGTGTGCAAGTGCATTGGGAGCAACTTAAAACTGGAGTCAGATTCCTTGTATCTGTACACATACCTGGCCCCTTcagttcctgagatatgatctTGAAGAATGCTGGAatgtgaagctgacctttgaccttttggatctataatgtcatcacttcatcattttatcccacTAGGTATTGTTGTGAAATTTCGTCATATTTAGCATATGAATTCACGGCCAAaaatgtgttctgtgaggtcacagtgaccttgacttttgaccaccaaattctaatcagttcattgttgagtccaagtacTGTAggtttttgtgccaaatttgaggaaattccctcaaggactTTTTGTGATATTGCATTTACGAGAATGAGACGCACACAAGGTCATGGTGACTTTGAATTCCCACCAccaaaatcagttcatcctttagTCCAAATAAACGTTTGTACCAATTTTGAGttaattccctcaaggccttccaAGGCTGAGAGGTACATGTTCATCACTCCATCCCCAGTGGAAAATAATGATCCTCACAAATACGTACACTGATTGAGTGCCCGTGCAGCGTGGCCATCAAAAGCATCAAGCAGAGCACTGAGCAGGTAGCAGAAGACGGCGGGCCACGGACAGCAGGGCATCAGGTAGAAGGAAACCAGAGCCAACACAATGCGGGCGTAACCTGCAGGTAAAAAGAACAAGTTACATGTGGAGAAATGTGGACAAGTTTCTCTTGTCCAGAAACATTAAGCTTAACCTTGTTTGCTGGCCTGACTGGTACTGTGCAATtaacaattttgaggtactccTACTATACTTGgctattttcattttctagTTCTACTTCACAATAtcttagagggaaata
This portion of the Epinephelus moara isolate mb unplaced genomic scaffold, YSFRI_EMoa_1.0 scaffold3555, whole genome shotgun sequence genome encodes:
- the LOC126387316 gene encoding CDP-diacylglycerol--inositol 3-phosphatidyltransferase-like — translated: MPCCPWPAVFCYLLSALLDAFDGHAARALNQSTKFGAMMDMLTDRCATMCLLVNLSLLYPSYTFLFQISMCVDIASHWLHLHRYTIIKTSLCPHMDLTPRVTVACRIDSLPCG